In one Cottoperca gobio chromosome 12, fCotGob3.1, whole genome shotgun sequence genomic region, the following are encoded:
- the nsa2 gene encoding ribosome biogenesis protein NSA2 homolog, with product MPQNEHIELHRKRHGYRLDHHEKKRKKESREVHERSHKARKLIGLKAILYHKQRHSEKIQMKKTLKMHEQRRTKQKSDDKTPEGAVPAYLLDREGQSRAKVLSNMIKQKRKEKAGKWEVPLPKVRAQGETEVLKVIKTGKRQKKAWKRMVTKVCFVGEGFTRKPPKYERFIRPMGLRFKKAHVTHPELKATFCLPILGVKKNPSSPLYTALGVITKGTVVEVNVSELGLVTQGGKVIWGKYAQVTNNPENDGCINAVLLV from the exons ATG cCCCAGAACGAGCACATTGAGTTGCACCGCAAGCGGCATGGCTACCGCCTGGACCAccatgaaaagaaaaggaagaaggagagCCGTGAGGTCCATGAGCGGTCCCACAAAGCCAGGAAGCTGATTGGGTTGAAGGCCATACTGTACCACAAACAGAGACATTCAGAGAAGATCCAGATGAAGAAGAC CCTCAAAATGCATGAACAGAGGAGGACCAAGCAGAAGAGCGATGATAAGACCCCAGAGGGAGCAGTGCCAGCCTACCTGttggacagagagggacagtCCCGTGCGAAGGTCCTTTCCAACATGATCaaacagaagaggaaagagaaagct GGTAAATGGGAGGTGCCCCTGCCAAAGGTGCGCGCCcagggagagacagaagttCTTAAAGTCATCAAAACtggaaagagacaaaagaaagccTGGAAGAGAATGGTCACCAAAGTTTGCTTCGTCGGAGAGGGCTTCACCCGTAAACCTCCCAAATATGAGCGTTTCATCCGACCCATG GGTTTGCGTTTTAAGAAGGCTCATGTCACACATCCAGAGCTGAAGGCCACGTTCTGCCTCCCCATCCTCGGAGTGAAGAAGAACCCCTCCTCGCCCCTCTACACCGCTCTGGGAGTCATCACAAAAGGAACAGTCGTCGAGGTCAATGTCAGCGAGCTGGGTTTGGTCACACAAGGAGGAAAAGTTATCTGGG GTAAATATGCCCAGGTGACAAATAACCCAGAGAACGATGGCTGCATTAATGCCGT